One stretch of Oncorhynchus clarkii lewisi isolate Uvic-CL-2024 chromosome 3, UVic_Ocla_1.0, whole genome shotgun sequence DNA includes these proteins:
- the LOC139405802 gene encoding suppressor of tumorigenicity 14 protein homolog, with protein MNSARFEYEGQNGRHEQVTFLDNKEKMALKKKTGVIVGVLIALLVLAAVTGILIWFFVSRESAATMSMKRVPAQRLYSGHMKLDNVPYNQNLEDPTSTEFNKLADDLEEILKINYKQVEFLSKYYTTSVVTAFSEGVLAYYWTQFDIPAADLEILPEFSEERVLEVLWNGIREQGKRSGQSLHISQVTASRTDPRMARNPRADFECFFRLEAGTLVQSFQSPGFPDQYPAQSCCQWQIRAPEKNAISVRFVYFHIEDDCSDDFVSIYDSLSPDESQAITHKCGQRPPSNPLEVVSSSNIMLINLVTDSAVQRPGFSAEYSIIPLTTSKSCGGVLNDAQGNFSSPHYPSFYPPALDCKWTIEVPAGKQVRVKFTMFRMKEPRVDVRVCHKDYIEVMGTKYCGELSSLALTSTTSSLVVMFHSDESFTDKGFQAQYNAYDPSNPCPNQFACGSGFCIKKELHCDGWNDCGDMSDEMNCKCEKDQFACDNGMCKPKYWVCDRVNDCGDESDEKHCSCAKNEWRCGDGTCLPQDVVCDTKTDCVDGSDEASCTVSPGTCSDFSFKCKNEACVNKVNAECDRVKDCTDESDEEGCDCGVRPYKLNRIVGGENAQLGEWPWQVSLHFQTRGHVCGASIISNRWLLSAAHCFKTISPENRVASNWQTYSGMQDQYKQDNVQRSSVKTIITHNDYNQMTYDYDIALLELSQPLEFTNTIHPICLPARSHLFPAGMSCWVTGWGTLREGGAIARLLQKAEVKIINDTVCNVVTEGQVTSRMLCSGFLSGGVDACQGDSGGPLVCFEESGMWFQAGIVSWGEGCARRNKPGVYSRVTKLRDWIRKNTGV; from the exons GGGCAGAACGGGCGACATGAGCAGGTCACCTTCTTGGATAACAAAGAGAAGATGGCATTGAAGAAGAAGACTGGAGTGATAGTGGGAGTCCTCATCGCTCTGCTTGTCTTGGCAGCCGTGACAGGAATCCTCATCTGGTTCTTTGTTA GCAGGGAGTCTGCGGCCACCATGAGTATGAAGCGTGTCCCAGCTCAGCGGCTGTATAGCGGGCACATGAAGCTGGACAATGTGCCCTACAACCAGAATCTGGAGGACCCCACCAGCACAGAATTCAACAAGCTGGCAGACGACCTGGAAGAGATT cTTAAGATCAACTACAAACAAGTTGAGTTCCTCTCCAAGTACTACACCACATCTGTGGTGACTGCCTTCAG tgaGGGGGTGCTGGCCTACTACTGGACCCAGTTTGACATCCCGGCAGCGGACCTGGAGATACTGCCAGAGTTCTCTGAGGAGCGGGTCCTGGAGGTGCTGTGGAACGGCATCAGGGAGCAGGGCAAACGCTCCGGCCAGAGCCTCCACATCAGCCAAGTCACTGCCTCAC gCACAGACCCCAGGATGGCCAGGAACCCCAGAGCCG ATTTCGAGTGTTTCTTCCGGTTGGAGGCTGGCACTTTAGTTCAGAGCTTCCAGTCTCCAGGATTTCCAGATCAGTACCCGGCCCAGTCCTGCTGCCAGTGGCAGATCAGAGCCCCGGAAAAGAACGCCATCTCAGTCCGCTTCGTCTACTTCCACATAGAGGACGACTGCTCTGATGATTTTGTGTCCATCTACGACTCCCTCAGCCCGGATGAGTCCCAGGCCATCACTCA CAAGTGTGGTCAGAGGCCTCCCAGCAATCCCCTGGAGGTGGTGTCGTCCAGTAACATCATGCTCATCAACCTTGTCACCGACAGTGCTGTCCAGAGGCCCGGCTTTAGTGCAGAGTACTCAATCATCCCCCTAACAACAT CCAAAAGTTGTGGAGGAGTCCTGAATGATGCTCAGGGGAACTTTAGCTCTCCCCATTACCCCAGCTTCTATCCCCCAGCCCTGGACTGCAAGTGGACCATTGAG GTCCCTGCAGGGAAGCAGGTACGTGTCAAGTTCACCATGTTCCGTATGAAGGAGCCGAGAGTGGACGTCAGGGTGTGTCATAAAGACTACATAGAGGTCATGGGCACCAA ATACTGTGGGGAGTTGTCTTCTCTGGCCCTTACCAGTACCACCAGCTCTCTGGTTGTGATGTTCCACTCTGACGAGTCCTTCACAGACAAAGGCTTCCAGGCTCAGTACAACGCATACGATCCTTCCAACC CTTGCCCCAACCAGTTTGCCTGTGGCTCTGGGTTCTGTATCAAGAAGGAGCTGCATTGTGATGGCTGGAACGACTGTGGGGACATGAGTGATGAAATGAACTGCA AATGTGAAAAGGACCAGTTTGCCTGTGACAACGGGATGTGCAAGCCCAAGTACTGGGTGTGTGACCGTGTCAACGACTGCGGTGACGAGAGTGATGAGAAGCACTGCA GCTGTGCTAAGAATGAGTGGAGGTGTGGTGACGGGACCTGTTTGCCTCAGGATGTGGTGTGTGACACTAAGACGGACTGTGTGGACGGGAGTGACGAGGCTTCCTGTACCGTCT ctCCTGGCACCTGCTCTGACTTCAGCTTTAAGTGTAAGAACGAGGCGTGTGTGAACAAGGTGAACGCTGAGTGTGACCGGGTCAAAGACTGCACAGACGAATCAGATGAGGAGGGCTGCG ACTGTGGCGTCCGGCCATATAAGCTTAACCGTATTGTGGGCGGGGAGAATGCGCAGCTGGGGGAGTGGCCCTGGCAGGTGAGCCTGCACTTCCAGACCCGTGGGCATGTGTGTGGCGCGTCAATCATCTCCAACCGCTGGCTCCTGTCTGCCGCTCACTGCTTCAAGACCATCAGCCCTGA aAACCGCGTGGCCTCCAACTGGCAGACGTACAGTGGCATGCAGGACCAGTATAAGCAGGATAATGTTCAGAGAAGCTCGGTGAAGACCATTATCACCCACAATGACTACAACCAGATGACCTATGACTACGACATCGCCCTGCTGGAGCTGAGCCAGCCGCTGGAGTTCACCAACACCATCCACCCCATCTGCCTACCCGCACGCTCCCACCTCTTCCCTGCTGGCATGTCCTGTTGGGTTACAGGCTGGGGCACGCTCCGCGAAGGAG GTGCCATAGCACGGCTGCTGCAGAAGGCGGAGGTGAAGATCATTAACGACACGGTGTGTAACGTGGTCACCGAGGGTCAGGTCACATCCAGGATGCTCTGCTCCGGCTTCCTGTCCGGAGGAGTCGACGCCTGTCAG GGAGACTCGGGGGGTCCCCTGGTGTGCTTCGAAGAAAGTGGAATGTGGTTCCAGGCAGGCATCGTGAGCTGGGGTGAGGGCTGCGCTCGTCGGAACAAGCCCGGCGTCTACTCGCGCGTCACCAAGCTGAGAGATTGGATCCGCAAGAACACGGGGGTTTGA